A region of the Candidatus Zixiibacteriota bacterium genome:
ATCTTGCGCTCCTCCAGCTCGCGCTCGTAGCGAGACTTCTCTTCGAGCCTCGCCCGAAGCTGCTCGAGGCTCTTTACGCCGCGCAGCGCCTCGACGACCGCGGCGCGTTTTTCCGCGAGCGTGCCGTCGAGCCTCGCGAGCGCTTCCCGCCGCGTCGCGATGCGCGCCGCCAGGCTGTTCCGGTAGTCGGCGTGAAGCCTCAGCTCGAATCCGGTCGCAATCCCGCCCGCCAGCGCCTCGTCGGCGCCGGCCAGCTCCCGCTCGAGCTCGGCGATCTCCGCTTCCAGCAGGTTGCGCCGCTCGTTGAGCGCGCGCAGCTCCCATTGCCTCTCCTCGCGGATGCGCTGACGCAGGCGGAGCACCGCGGCGAGGCGAAACTTGAACCCGGCCACGGCGCTCTCAGCCCGCCAGCAGCTCGGCGAGCCCGCGGATGCTCGCTTCGAGCGGAACGTCCTCGTCGCGCCGCTGACACAGGTAATCGCGCAGCCGCGGTGCGAGCTCCAGGGCGCGATCGACGTCGGGGTTCTTGCCGCCAACGTAGGCGCCGATCTGGATCAGGTCCTCCGCGTCGCGCCGCGCGGCCATGATCCGAATGATCTCGCTCACGCATCGTTGGTGCTCGGGCGACGTGACGCGAGAGCGCACCCGGCTGACCGACGACAGCACGTCGACCGC
Encoded here:
- the fliJ gene encoding flagellar export protein FliJ; this encodes MAGFKFRLAAVLRLRQRIREERQWELRALNERRNLLEAEIAELERELAGADEALAGGIATGFELRLHADYRNSLAARIATRREALARLDGTLAEKRAAVVEALRGVKSLEQLRARLEEKSRYERELEERKIADEIGRREFSGTGRGKKLPR